A segment of the Entomomonas moraniae genome:
CAGGGCCATTTGCAGCTTCTGCAATAACTTTAGCTTTTATTTTATGGGCATTGTCTTTAGTAATTTGGTTTTCTAAAGCCGCAGGAACGAGAACATCACATTCTAACTCAAGTAAGTCTTCGTTAGATATTGGTTTAACACCTGCAATTGACTGAATACCTTTGTTGTTTTCGAGCGCACGCTCTGCTTCTATAGGATCAATACCCTGTGGGTTATAAACACCACCAGAGCTATTGCTAATCGCAATGATTTTAGCGCCAAGTTCATGAAGAAAACGTGCTGCAAATGAGCCTGCATTACCATAACCCTGTATTACAACCTGGGCATTTTTAATATTTATACCTAGTTTTTGTAGTAGTTCTTTGACAATAATGGCTGTACCTTTTCCTGTTGCAGCAACTCTGCCCTCTGAACCGCCAAGAATAAGCGGCTTACCTGTTAATACACCAAACTGATTACCATTTAGCTTGATGTATTCGTCAACCATCCAGCCCATAATCGTTGGGTTTGTGTTTACATCAGGTGCAGGAACGTCTTCTTGCTCGCCAATAACAGGTGATATTGCTCGGATATAAGCACGAGTTAATCTTTCCAGTTCGGCTTTTGACAGTTGTTTAGGGTCAACAACAATACCGCCTTTACCGCCACCATAAGGTAGATTAAGAACTCCACACTTAAATGTCATCCAAATAGACAGTGCCTTAATTTCATCCATTGTGACATCTGGATGGTAGCGTATTCCCCCCTTTCCAGGGCCAATAGCATTACAGTGCATGGAGCGATAACCTTTAAATATTTTTATTGTGCCGTCATCCATTTTTATCGGAATTGAAACTTCTAGGCAACGTTGAGGCTCTCTTAGGATGGCGTGAATAGCAGGATCTAGTTTAAGAAAAGACGCTATTTTATCGAGTTGTTGATGGGCGTTTTCTAAGGCAGCTGTTGCGTGTTTACTCATAGTAAATCCTTATATGATATGTTGTTTGTTTATTATTGATGATCCGGCTATGTAAATAGCGTAGATAGTATATAAAATTATTTTTACTTAATGCAAAATATGTATATATTATGCTTATTTTGCATAATGATGCTGGTTTAAGGTAAATAAATCAGATTTTATAAAGAAGTAATATGTGTCAACTGCCTAGTTAACAGTCAAAACACTCAGTAAGCTATTTTATGCACTTGCTGAATGAGGTTAATTTAAAGTTAAATAAAAAAAGATAATGCTTTCAGCAAATGCTAATTACCTACTATAATAAGAGTTTTACAATTTTGCTTTACTGGACGAGTTCATGTTTGATAATTTAACCGAGCGCCTTTCCAAGACACTTCGCCATATCACTGGTCAGGCAAAGCTCACGGAAGACAATATTCAAGAGACATTGCGTGAAGTGCGTATGGCTCTATTAGAGGCCGATGTAGCGCTGCCTGTTGTAAAAGAGTTTATAGAGAAAGTCAAAGAAAAGGCCGTCGGGACAGAGGTCATCAAAAATCTTTCGCCAGGTCAGGCCTTTGTTAAAATTGTTCAGACAGAGTTAGAGCAATTGATGGGGGCTGCTAATGAAGATTTAGCCCTCAATGCTACACCACCTGCTGTTGTCATAATGGCCGGTTTGCAAGGTGCTGGTAAGACTACCACCGTTGCTAAGTTAGCGCGCTTTTTAAAAGAGCGTAAGAAAAAATCAGTACTAGTCGTATCTGCGGATGTGTATCGTCCCGCTGCGATTAAACAGTTAGAAACATTAGCTGACGAAGTGGGTGTTACATTCTTCCCGTCAACAACTGAACAAAAACCTGTTGATATTGCTAAATCAGCTATTGCAGAAGCAAAGCTGAAGTTTGTTGATGTTGTATTAGTGGATACTGCAGGGCGCTTGCATATTGACTCTGAAATGATGGATGAGATCAAAGTGCTTCACTCAGCAGTTAATCCTGTTGAGACATTATTTGTTGTGGACGCCATGACGGGGCAGGATGCTGCTAATACGGCTAAAGCTTTTAATGATGCCTTGCCTCTAACAGGGGTTATTCTGACTAAGGTAGATGGTGATGCACGTGGCGGTGCGGCATTATCAGTGCGCGCAATTACAGGTAAACCCATTAAGTTTTTAGGAATGGGCGAGAAAACAGAAGCTTTAGAACCTTTCCACCCAGAGCGTGTAGCTACCCGTATTTTAGGTATGGGGGATATGCTCAGCTTAATTGAGCAAGCCGAACAGAAGTTAGATAAAGAAAAAGCTGAAAAATTAACGAAAAAAATCAAAAAAGGTAAAGGGTTTGATTTGGAAGATTTTCGTGACCAATTACGCCAAATGAAAAGTATGGGCGGTTTGGGTAGCTTAATGGATAAATTACCCATGATGGGTGGTGTTAATCTTGCGGCGATGGCGGGCCAGCAGGATCAAGCAGATAAACAATTTGTGCAAATGGAGGCTATTATTAGCTCAATGACAATGGCTGAACGCCGTGATCCAGATATTATTAATGGTTCGCGTAAGCGTCGTATTGCTCAAGGCTCAGGAACACAAATACAAGATGTTGGTCGGTTGATTAAACAACATAAGCAAATGCAAAAGATGATGAAAAAAGTCATGGGTAACGGTGGCTTAACTAAAATGGTCCGCGGACTAGGTAGTGTTTTACCAAAAGGTAAAGCAGGTCGTCGTTTTTAATTTGCGCTTAAAACGGGCTGTTTTTTATTTTTAAACGTAAGTTTTTTTGTATAGCTTTAAAAAGGCATTTGCAAAAAAAAATACTTCCTATAAAATATGCAGCCTTTTATATATTTTACATATTAACTAATTTAGGAATAATATCTTCATGGTAACTATTCGTTTAGCACGTGGCGGTTCTAAAAAGCGTCCATTTTATTACATTACAGTATCTGATAGCCGCAATGCACGTGACGGTCGTTTTATTGAGCGCGTAGGCTTTTTTAACCCAGTTGCAACGGGTGGTGAAGTCAGACTAAATGTAGACCAAGAGCGTGTTGCTTATTGGAAAGGCCAAGGTGCACAAGTTTCTGAGCGTGTCACTAGCTTATTAAAGGAAGCGGCTAAAGCAGTTGCTTAATTAATAGCACCTATGCTTGATAAAGAATTAATTGTTTTAGGTAAAATTGTTTCTGTACATGGTTTACAGGGTGCGGTTAAGGTGTATTCGTTTACTGACCCCATCGAGAATATCCTTACTTATAAAGAATGGATATTACGAAAAGCTGATGAAAAGTTTACAGTTAAATTAGAGCGGGGGCGTTTACAAGGTAAAGTTCTTGTTGCTCAGTTGAAAAATTTAACCGATAGAGAAGAAGCCAGAAAATTGGCGGATTACGAAATATGTATCCCTTTTGATCGGCTGCCTGTGCTAGAAAGCAGTGAGTATTATTGGCATCAATTAGTAGGCCTTAAGGTTATTAATCTTCAAGAACAGTTGTTAGGAAACATTGATCACCTGTTAGAAACAGGGGCAAATGATGTTTTAGTGGTTAAGCCTACGGCTGAGAGTATTGATGATAAGGAACGTTTACTTCCCTATACTGATCAATGTGTTCTTTCAATTGATCTAAATGTTAGAGAAGTAAAAGTTGATTGGGATGCAGAGTTTTAACCAATAGGCGACAGCCATGCAATTTGAGCTCATCACCCTTTTCCCTGAAATGCTGACAGCAATTACTGATTATGGTGTTACAGGCCGAGCAGTTAAACAAGGATTAGTAACAATACATTGTTATAATCCGCGAAGTTATACTGATGATCGACATCATACTGTTGATGATCGGCCATTTGGTGGTGGACCAGGAATGGTAATGAAAGTTGCCCCCCTTGAATCTGCATTGTTAGATGCAAAAAAACAAGCATCACCATCGGCAAAAGTGGTTTATTTGTCCCCGCAGGGGAAAAAACTAACTCAAGCCGCTGTACAAGAGTTATCGCAAGAAAAAACGTTAATTCTAATAGCTGGTCGCTATGAAGGCATTGATGAACGTTTTATAGAATCCTTTGTGGATGAAGAATGGTCGATAGGCGACTATGTACTGTCGGGTGGTGAGTTACCAGCGATGGTTTTAATAGACGCGATTACACGCCAATTACCTGGTGTTTTAGGGTGTAATGAATCGGCAGAGCAAGATTCTTTTATGAATGGCTTGCTAGATTACCCCCATTATACAAGACCTGAACAGTATAATGGGCAATGTGTTCCTGAGGTGCTACTAAGTGGTAACCATGAACATATCCGGCGTTGGCGATTGCAACAAGCCCTTGGGCGAACGTGGCAACGCCGAGCCGATCTTCTGGAAAGCCGCTCGCTTTCTGGAGAAGAAAAACAGCTGTTGCAAGACTATGTTGCGCAACAGGACGATAGATAACGTATCGATGGTTAACGAGTGGTTAGCCTTTGGAGCATTTAAATGACAAACAAAATTATTGCACAGCTTGAAGCTGAACAAATGAGTAAAGAAATCCCTGAGTTTACATCAGGCGATACAGTTGTTGTACAAGTTCGTGTGGTTGAAGGTGAGCGTACACGTTTACAGGCTTTTGAAGGTGTTGTAATTGGTAAACGTAATCGTGGCTTAAACAGTGCTTTCACTGTACGTAAGATTTCTAGTGGTGTTGGAGTTGAGCGTACATTCCAAACATATAGCCCGATTGTTGACAGTATTACTGTTAAACGTCGTGGTGATGTACGTAAAGCTAAACTTTACTACTTACGTGAGCTATCTGGTAAGGCTGCTCGTATTAAAGAAAAATTAGCTAAACAAACACAAGCTGATTAGTTCTTTTATAGAAAAAAACCCGCTAGATGCGGGTTTTTTTATTGGTAAAATCATAAGATAGTTATTTCCGATTTATAACAGGGTTATTCCAGTCCCCTTTAACGCTGTAGCTAACAGCAGCAATTTTCATCAGTTCATTCCCTAAGAAATAGTCAGCAACAAGCATTGCTCCACCTATGGGGGGGGTAACGGCTAGTGTTGCAATAGAAATACTTGATGCTAGAGGAATACCGACTTTTACTGTTGCATCCACTTGTTGAGTTTGCATATTTACATTGCCAGACATTGAGATCATCATCGAGGGACCTTCAAGGAGTATAGGTTTGGTGATAGTCAATAAGCCATTGTCCCCTTTGAGTTCTCCTTTGATGCTATTAAATGCTAATCCAGGCTTATAGAAGTCACTAAAATCTAAGCGTAGTTGTCTCGTAACGGCTTCTAGATTGAGTATCCCGAAGATACGTAGGATGTTAGCTGTTGATTCGTCAAAGCTCAGTATTCGACCTGATTTTAATTCAGGAGAGAGTGTTCCAGTAAAATGTTCTGGTGAAAACTCCGTTGGTGAACCTTTCCATGTCCCGTTGATTACAACACTAAATTTATCAGCAGTAATGCTAGGTTTTACACTCCAATTAGCCAGTACTTTATCAAGGTTTTTTCCGAAAAGCTTTCCTGTAAAAGTCGTTTGCTTACCTATTTTCCAATCTAAATCCCCATGTATATGAACCCCTCTGAGATTTAGAGCGATATTGGAGACCTTTAGACCTTCTTCGTGTTTTGCATTATCAAATCGAATACTTCCAATTGATTCATCACCTAGAAATAATTGCTGAATGGATAGACTAATGCTTGGGATTTTACTGAGATCAAGGGTATTGTCTGATTTGCTTTTCTTTAAAATACTAGTTAATGTTTCTGGTATTCTTAAATAGTTAAGATGAATGTAATAGGGTAAATCTTTTGTTTGGGGGGCTGTCAGTCTTCCAAATAAAGAAGGGCTACTGAGGTTTAATTGCCACCCTGTATTTCCTGCAGGTTGAATATAAATGGCAGCTTGTTGTGGAGGAATATTAAACCCAACAACTTTTCCTATTAATAAATTGATATTATTAATTTCTTTAGAGTTGAACGGAGATTTTGATTCTGGGAGATCTGCTAAGTACTTATTATAGAGATTATACCATTCCTCTATATTAACTTGACCAAAATTACCACGAACTTGTAATCCTTGTTTATCAGATAGAGAGGCCTTGCCTTGGTTAAGTAAGAGTTCACCGCGCCAGTTTTGACTATTTTTATCCATTGCGATGACTGAGTTTATTAAAGTACCGTAATCGAGTTTTAATGCGATCGGTTGTTCTTTACCAAAATCCATTTGGAAAGAGATATTTTTGGTTTGTTTTGCAGTCTTATTAAAAGGGGCTGGTAAATCAAACTCTATGCCCTTGAGTGTAGAGGATATAGTGAGTTGATTTTTTTTGGCGATTAGAAGATCTAGGTTATAAGGAGTAGTTCCATGTATCGGCCATCCCTCTTTGGTTGGGAAGTACCAATTGATTAATTTAGCAATATTGATAATCCCTTTAAGTTTTAGGTGAGATATCGGGGTATTTTTACCTTCAGCCTCGATAGTTCCTTGTACAGGGTTACCAAGAACGGTTGCTGTAATAGCTTTGCTACTTAGCCCTTGCTGACTATTGTAATTAAAATCGCCCGAAATATTGATTAAGGGAGGAATAGGGTATTGTAGATTTAATGATGCATTGTATGCCTTGAAATCTGTAATAACGAGAGGTTCTTGTTGCTTTTCTAAGGGAATATCAAGTTGTAATTGTCCCTGAATTACCCCTTGACCTTGCCAAGTAGCAAAAACTTCAGATATGTTACGTGGAGAGTTTTTTAATACATGTAATATGTCATTAACGGTACTTTTTAACTCTGCTTTGGCATAGAGATGAGGTATTGTTTGTTTTTTATTTAGGGGAATATTGACTTTGATTTTCTCTAATGTTGTATTGCTGATAGTGCCATGTTCAGCTAATATCTTGACGCCTGACGGTTGTATAAAAACTTCACCAGCAATATCGCGAATAGGTAGCCAAGGCTGTTCATAGTTAACCTCTGTTTTATTGACCTTCATATAGAGTAATAAGGCATGAGCAGTTGACGGCGTCTTTTTATTTAAAGAACCTTGGAATTGGAAGTAGCCATTTTCAATATCGCCGCCAATAATCGCTGTATTAAGCCAATGAACGAGTTCTTTGCTCATTTTTGCTTTGCTGGGGATGTATTTTGGGGTATAGCTAGCATCACCATTTGTGATATTAACTCGTAAATCCATGTAGTCTTGAATTGGATTGTAAGGGTATAGACGAATCATCATATCGCCTGTTAAATCCCCTTCATCGGCTTTTAATTGCATAAGATGAGAGAAAATACTAACTTTTTCTCCATCAAATGACCAATTGAGAAGGCTATCTGCCTGTTTGTAGTGCCATGGCTTATTAAAGAGAGCGGCAATAAATAGTGAAAAATCTTTTGCTTTTAATGCAAGGGTCCCTTCGTTGATTCCACCTTGAATTTTACCTGTTATATTGCCTGAACCAACAGTCTCTTTGTAGGGATTGAATGATACATTTTCAACCTCTGCCGAAAATTTTAGGCGTTCAATAAGCGGTTTATCTGGTAGCCATGTTATGTGCAGATTATTAATGTTACCTTTAGGGTTTATGTCATGAATGATTTGCTGGGTTTCTTGAGATATGGGCGCTAACGCTAATACTGGCGTAAGGGTATTTTCAATATTAAGTGTGCTTGATTGAAGATCCCATTGTCGATGCTTGTCTGTATTATGTTGCACAAAGCGTAAATTATCATTTTGAAAATGGGTTTGATTAGCATTAAAAGATAGGTTTTTGATTTGTACGTCAGTATAGTTAGACGTATGGTGATTAAACCACGCTTGCATAGTAATATCTTTAAATGAAACAGTGTTGTTTTTTTGATAATTAACTGCAACCTGGCTATTTTTTGTATCAATTGTTAGTGATTGAAGTTCACCTTTTCTCACTGATCCCCAGACTTGTCCTCCGAGCGTTAGATCATCAATCTTCCATGGAATATCTATATTTTCAGGTAACCAAGTTCGCCAATTAATATAAGGGACATTAGCATAAAACTTGCCTTTTAGTTTATACCAGTGCTTTGGATTGATAGATGCATCGATGGAGAGCGTTAGTGGCTTATCATCGTTAATGTAAAGAATGCCATCAAGCTTCATGTCTTCATCTGAAA
Coding sequences within it:
- the rpsP gene encoding 30S ribosomal protein S16 — encoded protein: MVTIRLARGGSKKRPFYYITVSDSRNARDGRFIERVGFFNPVATGGEVRLNVDQERVAYWKGQGAQVSERVTSLLKEAAKAVA
- a CDS encoding YhdP family protein, with the translated sequence MTQSPPRKITKLYRLIISLFLLAVVLITLYVVIARQTVIWVSDYRIELQEKLSKTLHDTPVTIGDIKGSWDIFSPTITLQNIHIGTQKQMLEVDQLTLELDVPSSILNWQLRIDKIHGENLTLQIRENNPNDWSIGGIPKQKDPITPEIVLSQLQRFKKLSISNSTISIHPYQKASRVFTHINATLTHFSDEDMKLDGILYINDDKPLTLSIDASINPKHWYKLKGKFYANVPYINWRTWLPENIDIPWKIDDLTLGGQVWGSVRKGELQSLTIDTKNSQVAVNYQKNNTVSFKDITMQAWFNHHTSNYTDVQIKNLSFNANQTHFQNDNLRFVQHNTDKHRQWDLQSSTLNIENTLTPVLALAPISQETQQIIHDINPKGNINNLHITWLPDKPLIERLKFSAEVENVSFNPYKETVGSGNITGKIQGGINEGTLALKAKDFSLFIAALFNKPWHYKQADSLLNWSFDGEKVSIFSHLMQLKADEGDLTGDMMIRLYPYNPIQDYMDLRVNITNGDASYTPKYIPSKAKMSKELVHWLNTAIIGGDIENGYFQFQGSLNKKTPSTAHALLLYMKVNKTEVNYEQPWLPIRDIAGEVFIQPSGVKILAEHGTISNTTLEKIKVNIPLNKKQTIPHLYAKAELKSTVNDILHVLKNSPRNISEVFATWQGQGVIQGQLQLDIPLEKQQEPLVITDFKAYNASLNLQYPIPPLINISGDFNYNSQQGLSSKAITATVLGNPVQGTIEAEGKNTPISHLKLKGIINIAKLINWYFPTKEGWPIHGTTPYNLDLLIAKKNQLTISSTLKGIEFDLPAPFNKTAKQTKNISFQMDFGKEQPIALKLDYGTLINSVIAMDKNSQNWRGELLLNQGKASLSDKQGLQVRGNFGQVNIEEWYNLYNKYLADLPESKSPFNSKEINNINLLIGKVVGFNIPPQQAAIYIQPAGNTGWQLNLSSPSLFGRLTAPQTKDLPYYIHLNYLRIPETLTSILKKSKSDNTLDLSKIPSISLSIQQLFLGDESIGSIRFDNAKHEEGLKVSNIALNLRGVHIHGDLDWKIGKQTTFTGKLFGKNLDKVLANWSVKPSITADKFSVVINGTWKGSPTEFSPEHFTGTLSPELKSGRILSFDESTANILRIFGILNLEAVTRQLRLDFSDFYKPGLAFNSIKGELKGDNGLLTITKPILLEGPSMMISMSGNVNMQTQQVDATVKVGIPLASSISIATLAVTPPIGGAMLVADYFLGNELMKIAAVSYSVKGDWNNPVINRK
- the rplS gene encoding 50S ribosomal protein L19 → MTNKIIAQLEAEQMSKEIPEFTSGDTVVVQVRVVEGERTRLQAFEGVVIGKRNRGLNSAFTVRKISSGVGVERTFQTYSPIVDSITVKRRGDVRKAKLYYLRELSGKAARIKEKLAKQTQAD
- the rimM gene encoding ribosome maturation factor RimM (Essential for efficient processing of 16S rRNA), yielding MLDKELIVLGKIVSVHGLQGAVKVYSFTDPIENILTYKEWILRKADEKFTVKLERGRLQGKVLVAQLKNLTDREEARKLADYEICIPFDRLPVLESSEYYWHQLVGLKVINLQEQLLGNIDHLLETGANDVLVVKPTAESIDDKERLLPYTDQCVLSIDLNVREVKVDWDAEF
- a CDS encoding Glu/Leu/Phe/Val family dehydrogenase, which translates into the protein MSKHATAALENAHQQLDKIASFLKLDPAIHAILREPQRCLEVSIPIKMDDGTIKIFKGYRSMHCNAIGPGKGGIRYHPDVTMDEIKALSIWMTFKCGVLNLPYGGGKGGIVVDPKQLSKAELERLTRAYIRAISPVIGEQEDVPAPDVNTNPTIMGWMVDEYIKLNGNQFGVLTGKPLILGGSEGRVAATGKGTAIIVKELLQKLGINIKNAQVVIQGYGNAGSFAARFLHELGAKIIAISNSSGGVYNPQGIDPIEAERALENNKGIQSIAGVKPISNEDLLELECDVLVPAALENQITKDNAHKIKAKVIAEAANGPVSTEADDILLERGIIVTPDILTNAGGVTVSYFEWVQNRYGLYWSEREVNERLEESMIRAFDNVWNMYQNHNKAATLRMAAYMVSIDRLARAIKARGWV
- the trmD gene encoding tRNA (guanosine(37)-N1)-methyltransferase TrmD, yielding MQFELITLFPEMLTAITDYGVTGRAVKQGLVTIHCYNPRSYTDDRHHTVDDRPFGGGPGMVMKVAPLESALLDAKKQASPSAKVVYLSPQGKKLTQAAVQELSQEKTLILIAGRYEGIDERFIESFVDEEWSIGDYVLSGGELPAMVLIDAITRQLPGVLGCNESAEQDSFMNGLLDYPHYTRPEQYNGQCVPEVLLSGNHEHIRRWRLQQALGRTWQRRADLLESRSLSGEEKQLLQDYVAQQDDR
- the ffh gene encoding signal recognition particle protein, which translates into the protein MFDNLTERLSKTLRHITGQAKLTEDNIQETLREVRMALLEADVALPVVKEFIEKVKEKAVGTEVIKNLSPGQAFVKIVQTELEQLMGAANEDLALNATPPAVVIMAGLQGAGKTTTVAKLARFLKERKKKSVLVVSADVYRPAAIKQLETLADEVGVTFFPSTTEQKPVDIAKSAIAEAKLKFVDVVLVDTAGRLHIDSEMMDEIKVLHSAVNPVETLFVVDAMTGQDAANTAKAFNDALPLTGVILTKVDGDARGGAALSVRAITGKPIKFLGMGEKTEALEPFHPERVATRILGMGDMLSLIEQAEQKLDKEKAEKLTKKIKKGKGFDLEDFRDQLRQMKSMGGLGSLMDKLPMMGGVNLAAMAGQQDQADKQFVQMEAIISSMTMAERRDPDIINGSRKRRIAQGSGTQIQDVGRLIKQHKQMQKMMKKVMGNGGLTKMVRGLGSVLPKGKAGRRF